The following coding sequences lie in one Apium graveolens cultivar Ventura chromosome 1, ASM990537v1, whole genome shotgun sequence genomic window:
- the LOC141668895 gene encoding uncharacterized protein LOC141668895 — MDFQVVVLAGGTSKDLVPLVSKEVPKALLPVANRPVLSYVLELLEQSNLKDLIVVVEGEDAAILVGNWISGAYADRLNVEVAHVPEDVGSAGALRAIAHHLSANDIMVISGDLVCDIPPGAVAAAHRRHDAVVTATLCSSPVSGPTESSPGGKDKAKKPGRYNIIGLDPSKQFILHIASGIEVEKDIRIQKSILRAVGQMEFRADLMDAHLYAFKRSALQQVLTEKPNFHSIKQDVLSYLVRNQLRSELLLNRGQVEENGGEKEPVGNNRVLSSQLLLNSSTQSFHELYAMCPAGPTSVPRKTHKCCAYIANKSKYCARVNSFQAFCDVNRDVIGDASHLSGYSFSAHNNVIHPSAVFGSKTTIGPQCMLGEGSQMGDKCSVKRSVIGRHCRIGSNVKIINSIVMDHVTVGDGCSIQASVICSNVQLQERVVLRDCQIGAGFVVTASSEYKGESLSKKEKQ; from the exons ATGGATTTTCAAGTAGTAGTTCTGGCAGGTGGAACTTCAAAGGATTTAGTCCCTCTTGTTTCCAAG GAAGTTCCAAAAGCCTTACTTCCCGTAGCTAACAGACCTGTACTCTCTTATGTTCTTGAGCTTTTGGAGCAAAGTAATCTTAAAGATCTCATTGTT GTTGTTGAAGGTGAGGATGCGGCTATTCTTGTTGGAAATTGGATTTCAGGGGCTTATGCTGATCGCTTAAATGTTGAG GTGGCTCATGTACCTGAAGATGTTGGGTCTGCTGGCGCCCTACGAGCAATTGCTCACCACCTAAGTGCAAACGATATAATG GTGATCAGCGGTGATCTTGTATGTGATATTCCTCCTGGGGCAGTGGCAGCTGCTCATAGACGACATGATGCAGTTGTGACAGCAACACTTTGCTCATCTCCAGTTAGTGGGCCAACAGAATCAAGTCCTGGAGGAAAGGACAAAGCTAAGAAACCAGGACGATACAATATTATAGGATTGGACCCCTCAAAACAATTTATACTGCATATAGCATCTG GTATAGAAGTTGAGAAGGACATTAGAATTCAGAAGAGCATCCTTCGGGCAGTAGGTCAG ATGGAATTTCGTGCTGACTTGATGGACGCTCATCTATATGCATTTAAGAG GTCTGCTCTGCAACAAGTTCTTACTGAAAAACCAAATTTTCACAGCATAAAGCAGGACGTACTATCTTATCTTGTCAGGAACCAACTG AGGTCCGAATTATTGTTAAATAGGGGACAAGTAGAAGAAAATGGGGGTGAAAAGGAACCAGTCGGGAATAATAGAGTTCTGTCGTCTCAACTTCTGTTAAATTCATCTACACAGAGTTTTCATGAACTTTATGCCATGTGTCCTGCTGGGCCAACTTCTGTTCCTAGAAAAACTCACAAATGTTGTGCTTATATTGCTAACAAAAGCAAGTATTGTGCACGAGTGAACTCTTTCCAGGCTTTCTGTGACGTGAACAGAGAT GTAATTGGAGATGCCAGTCATTTGTCAGGATATTCCTTTTCTGCTCATAACAACGTCATTCATCCATCAGCTGTTTTTGGTTCAAAAACTACT ATTGGCCCACAATGTATGCTTGGAGAAGGTTCACAGATGGGTGACAAATGTAGTGTTAAAAGGTCTGTTATTGGCCGCCATTGCCGAATAGGTTCTAACGTGAAG ATCATTAATTCAATAGTTATGGATCATGTTACTGTCGGAGATGGTTGCTCTATCCAAGCTTCCGTTATTTGCAGTAATGTTCAACTCCAAGAGCGAGTGGTGCTAAGGGACTGTCAG ATTGGAGCAGGTTTTGTGGTCACTGCTAGTAGCGAATACAAAGGGGAGTCCCTGTCGAAAAAAGAGAAACAGTGA